GGTTTATTTGAAAAGGTAAGACGGATTGCTTTGTAACAGACAAAACAGAACCGTGTGAAACTTCGACTAATTCTCTTGTATGTTTCTATATATAGATTTAGGAACTAAAGACGCCATTTTAACTCAAGTTTAATTGCTGTCTTATTTGGTTGATAACAAATGCAAGGTTACTCAATCACATGCTTGTATCCATCAAATGCCTCAAGAAATAATGTAGCTTCCTGCTAGCAGAAATTGAtacattttgttctttttttttccttcccaAGGTGAAGGTTTGCGATAATTCAGttagttttattttgaagttaCTGTATTTTCAGCAATTACCAACCCTTTCATATGCATACATTAGAATTGAGTCTTGCAGATATCATGCATTACTTGAGGAACACACTGAAGCAATGCAATTACAATTACTGGGCAAGGATTGCTAGAACACCAAAATAAAGGTTGTTCACTACTCTGAGACCCTAAAATATAGTTAACAACAAATCCAAGCTCTTAAAGAGAGACTTGGCGGATGTATAGAATCCTCATAAACTTATTTTTACCTGCACCAGTAAGATTTCTTACCTTTACAACTCTGAATAACAGTCCAATGCCGAAATGTGGTCAAccaatttatatttcatgtttCATAATTCATAGAGACTGCTACAAATCATAGAGGAACCTAAACAGAAATCTTATGAACCTCGTGCAGAAAAAAACTAGAAAGCAGAGATCAGATTTTTATAAGCAAACCTCATTCTATTTCTGCACAATGGATTTGACATTTCCCAACCACTGGATCAATTCAATCCTATCCTTATTCATCATATACTCGTGCAGGAAAACACAGAGTTCATTATTTACTCCCCTTTCTTCCAAGTAATCATCAAGTGTCCTCTGAAGCTTCCTATTCTTTTTCCTGAAACAACGACAAAACTCCAAAACAAAATATCACTGTAGAGTTTGCCAATTAACATTAGGAAGTAGAAACTGTACTAAACAAGCTTGCAAGCTGTGCCTCATAACATACCTCCTCAAATCACGTCCCATGTAAGGGTTAATAATAGTCTTATCGCGATTTAGCAAGTAAACTTTCTGGATTTCTAATTGATCAGGCCAAGCTGAGTACAAAAATTCCATATCAGGATAACCTTGACCTTTGGAAATATCAACAAGCAAGCTAATGCGAAGAACCACATTCTCCCAGTGCTATCTTCTCCAGGCTTAGGAACAAAAACAACCGTCAAACATGGTtacttcaattttaatttcttcataTTCTCCGTATTTTCCCCTCATTGTCATCCACATCTCTCCCGGTCGGTCTCGGACCGTAAAGGAATTGAAACTCGTAGCAGGCTACATAAATTGTgtagaaaataattgaaatgaaatttgggAATAAATCGTTTTGATAGAAATAAATAGTTACCTGATGGGGAGGAGCGTAGTCCAGCTGGTTCTCGATCTCATTGCTTAGGATTCTGATGATTTTGGCTGTGAAAGGCGATTTGTGGGTTTGGGAGGTTGCGTAGGGATTAAATTGGAGTAGAGAAGATGCAGATGCGATTCGTGATTGGCTGCCATTAGTTAGGGTTTTCGAAGCAGCAGAGACAAATGCTCTTTGAGCTGTTCGAATGAAGCGAGCCGTTTTTATTTTGACTGTTGGCGACTTCAGTTTCCCGAATCAATGCAATGGGGTTTTAGCTTTTAAGATTAGGGTTTAAAAGATTAAACGAATCAGGAAAAGCAAAGTTaaattttggtggaaaatagtagtaataaaaggagaacaaaattataatatgttgaatttctttttcgttttctttttaatctttaCCAAATTCcaaacccttaaaattttaagctcCGAGTTGAGCTCAGGAAACGGTCGCGTTTAGATGCTGGAAGCAGAtctgaaaacaaagaaaaaaaaatcagattttGAACTTTCAGCCATGGGTGTTGGTAACAAACCCTAGAACCCAAAAAGAAAGCGAGGAAGGAAACGAGaattttgaaatgatgaaatCGGGCCTTGTAAGTAGCAGGTCTAGAGGTTGGGAACACAGTGAGTCAACAGATTTCGGTCAACGAGTTTGGGGAAAAGAGGGAGTGAAGGAAAACGCAGACGGGGTGGCATATACGGCTGCTTGCTTGCTTATATGGGTGGGCGTCAACGTTGTGGtaatgaaaatttgaagttaTATTGACGATTGTCTCAAAAGATTGGAGGGGGAAATATTGCTCCATCCAGAAGCAATGGTAGAGAGTGGCGAGCTTGAGGATAGACATTGAACTAGTGTATTGTAGAGGTAAACCATGTGGTGAAGGTACagtatggatatatatatattgaggtATGCGTGAGCTACATGATGTGATGGTGTTGGGTTGTTGATGAAGCGGCAGCAAAGCTACAGATTTGAATGATTGGAGAAGaaggccagttcttcattgcttttgacaagtgcttttcaaaagtgcttttgagacaTTTGAGTGTTTGACATTGCTgtcaaaaaatacttttgaagtataaaatgtccattttagacatgagattataaagtaacaaatatgtatttaaataatgttcaaattagttaatattattatattttagcaaaaatataaaaaataatttattataacttattgttaatattttaatatataatattaattttaaatatttctaagtaattaatatcaattatttataaaatttaattagaatatataaactatatttaaatattaaatatttgtaattagatattgacaagattgtattattataaaaatatattttatttttaattaattaaacaccTATCAATTTCGTTCCAACTGTCATTGTATTGTAATGTTATAATGTTTTTGTTCTAATATATGACAATGCACATTGTTTGTCatatttttgttccaatttaatGCACACTACTATTTTAGTGTAATGTTTGCCAATAATTGTTTCAAAATGGTATGAACTTtggaccaaaagaaaaaaaagttatataaacaACAATTCAATAGAAAGCCGacaaaattaattgaagttggttcaattcggttaattattttaacagaaaaaagcTCAATTCAACTCAGATGTTGAACGTATTTTGAATAGACCAACAAAATCAGCATTGCCTACATACCAACAAAAGAGCCATAACAGTTGCAATAACCCTGCATCAATCATTTCGAGTGTATTTAAGCTTGATAGGCATTAGTAACACATCCACAACAAGCATTCAAGAACACTACAGGACTTGAAAAGAAaccaaacaaaatgaaaatgacaccTTATCCATAAGACAAAATGGAGCTGCTATTGAAGCAATTAAACAATGGAGGATATTAACTCCAAACACCAATTACAACGTTGTAAAGATTACTGCAGCCAatttacatatacaaataagcgaaaaataagcaaaaaaggATTGGTCACTAAAATCAACCTCACCTCTGCCCATTCACAAATTGTTTCTGGGGAAGCTTCTGTGTATTGTAATCTGCTATTGATGCATACCCTATGGCATGGTTATACTCAGGAATTGCAATAAcctaataaaacattaaaaagagTTCAGAATTTATGAGACAATTGCAGTAAGCTGACAACAAATTGAACAGCATTGCCTACAAATTGAACAGCATTGCCTacataccaaatatttttaatattttcaacttaAACTTTAGTTTTTAAGTATATGATGGGAGAGAGACATCAAGGTCGAAGGCTCAGGTGTTTGCCACCTGTGCCAAGGTATATGTTTTAGTGCTTGCTATTTCTCCTTGTACAAATTGCATAACAATGTGTCAACTTTTTCAAACTGATGTGGACCAGAAAAAAATATAGCCAGCCTAGCTAAATATATACACTTGGAGCTTGATCCAACCTATATATACATGTGACTTGGATTCTAACACCATCTATCGAATCTGATCTTCCCCAAATATCTGAAATATGGTTGGTTTCCAAGATTCAAAATTACAGAGACAGATTATATAGAAggtttaaaattacataaaccAAACCACACCAATTTAACTTTACTGGGAAGATATGAAATGAgaacatttcatttcaactaCTCTACTATTGTATTCAGTCTTTGACTAGTTTAAGAGTAAAGACATCTTAAAAGCTTTAGGTAGATAAACAGGCAACAAGAACCCAAACAGATTGAAGCACCAAAACCCCATATTAGCCAAAGCCAGCACTCTTCCCACGTAAACTCTCTTACCAGATCCCGCATACTCGTTATCCACCTTTGTAAACTCACACCTCAACCAGTCTACTAGGCTAAAAATCCTCGTATTGTAAACCATAACATGCACGTCAATTGAATATTGCTAGAGTGCAGTTCAGTAAGAGAAGTCGGTTATTATTTTTCATCTCTTACCAGCAAAAGCAGTATAAAGAAGGAATCCGTCCTAGAACGACTAGTACCGTGAACAAAATGCTTTGATGCATACCAGCTTTTCCTCCATTGATGATTTCTAGATCGAATAACATCAAGACGAGCAACAACAAATGCTTGAACACAGTTTAAGAATCTTCAAATGCAAACGGATcccatttttttttcctctcaGAAACCACCAGATtagacaaattttaataaagatattCAACTAAAAGTCGAGTTGTTCTCATTCtctttggttattgattattgGGGAAGTTCAACAAACAAAGGAGAGCAAAATAAGACAATGTGAACATAGAAgattgaaacaagaaaataaaccaTAGTTGAAATCATTTGTCTCAAGAAATACCAGCAAATCAACAGCAAATCAACAGcttcaaaatataaaacagaataagaaatataaaagaaactctCACCTGCTGCggaagaggaacaaagaacagaaaataaagcTTTGAAAGCTGAAAATGGGGAAAAGAAATTGGGTTTCACCAGCAGAGGGGAAAGAAGGAGCCAGCAGAGGGGAAAAACGTTTGGGGGAGAAGACAGGGGTATTTGGTCAATTTTCACCGAAAAGCAATTACAGCAGAAGAAAAGGAGATTTTTTTAGCTTCTCCATCTAGGGAGAAGCACTTTTTTGATGGAGAAATTGGATGAGAAAAGGAAGCCGTTCTTTGCTGCTTTTAAGAGAAAAGCACTTTTGGGTggaaaagcacttctcaaacgGGATAAAGAACGGGGCCGAAGTAAGCAACTTAAGGGATACATTTTGGGCCCGGACGaacaaccttttattttccattgCAGATGCCCAAGAAAGGAATTTCTTCTTATAAACCTTGGGCCTTGAATATGGCAAGAAATAATTGGACTGTCGTACACACTAGTGggcttttatttcaaaaataacagGGAGTATTATAATTATTGGGAAGTAGTAAAAGAGAATCAGGGTTGGCTGGGGGTTGCCTATGCCAACGCCACATGGGCTTTTTTGAGTCGATCCAATGTCAGAGAATAAATGCGGCTACTTTCCCAAAGTCCAATCCCctgttatatatatttgtatacgTTTACAGCAGGGGGTGGAGTGAGAACTGAGCCCACAGTAAGCCTCTTTTGATGATATCAAACGAACGGCACCAGATGAGATGACAGCAGCTCTCCCATTGCATCCTTTTACACACTATCAATACCCCTTTGCACGttttcccatttctcttttaTTATAAACCCGTAACAAATTTTCACTAAACGCACGATGGCTTCCCTTATAAGCCTTCCCTTACCCACTTCACTTTTATCGTtttcctaatttattttttattacaatgCGTCGATTGAgtactttttttcaaaaatcccCTGATTGTTACCATCTTTTAATATACcactattttaatagattttttaactttattaatgATGTTTTACGAggtttgataatttaatttaatttttaatacttaaaagaTTAATTAACTTCATTTGTACTACATAagtgcaaaattttaaaatatatagaaacttttaaatattaattactttttaagggtttttaataaaaaaactacatGAGGAAATGTAgggaagtattttttttaaatgctcttttattttgaattccattttaactaatttgatttttattgttttttagtgtttttatgaTTAGGTTgatatcacttttatttataatatcaaactcataaagaattatatgagtataaaatttaacttatttgatatttttactaatttgaaaatcttgattGAGTCCGTGTCACCCTCAATCGGGTCACTAACTCGGTTAAGAAGTTAAATGAGTGTCTTTTCGtagttaaaataagtaaaattatttaagagtattttattactttcactTAAAAAGTCAatagaaatatgtatataatggGATTTGAATCTACATCAATTacattagttaaatatttaatttaccattaaactaaaactttattttgatatttttatacattgcAATTTTATGATGTACACTTTATTGCCTCCATTAGTTGCATATTTGTACTTATCATTATTTAAACTATTGACTGAGTTGATGTCACCAACTCGATTAGGAAGTTACGaaattttttctataattttattattttagagtattttagtcttttaactttaaaaatccataaaaaaacaTACACATGATGTGATTTGAATCcacataaatttattatctttaCTAGTTGTgtatatgaataatatatttgattaaattgatgaCAAAAATTATCTCGATATGaactcaagattgatgacatcataatattttattttttattctaatatcatttatataatgtgttactattaattaatatttttaaagagatatttatattttaaatttgtgattttgttatgaaaaatttccaaattttaataatattttagtattttaagtCATGACAGCGAGGAAAAAGAAGTATACTAGTATAGATGTACTTAAAAAGTAAAACCGATCCAACATAAAAAGTAGGCACTCAGACAGCCGTTAACGCTATCCAAAACACCCCCTTTGCTTTTAcggtgttttaattatattttcactgtaataattttctttctgaCATATGCAGATGTagttataaataaacaaaccgaaaaaagtaaatatataatttctctatttttgagCTCTGaaaaaaagtgaataaattattaataaaaactaaaataaataaaacagagtGGAATGATTACGAAGAATTAGcccttcttcttcctcttgttGAATTCCACTTCTCTCAAAGCCAAAGCTctgttctctttttcttttgcaaatgtgaagcttgtttttttcttttgcaataaagaaaaagaaaaatggccAAGTGTCACAGAAACGACATCGGATCCATAGCCCTCGATCGCCCTTCCACCGCCACCAGTAGTACCGGAAACAACTTCAGATTATGGACGGCCTTCACCGGCGCCGCATTCCGAAGAAAAATCTTCGACGCAGTAAGCTGTGGAGCAAGTTCCCGCCACCGCCACCAGCTCATGCAAGAAATGCTCAACGACACTGGCTCTCAGTCTCAACCTCCGCCACCCACCACCACAATGAAGTCGGTGTTGAAAGAGTTCAATGATCCGAAAAAGGCGGACAAAGTAGTAAAGAAACCCAACAGCAATGGCAAGTCGGAGAAGCTAGCCGATCTCTTGAACTTGGTTGAAACTGAAACTGCTGCTGAGACTAAGAGGAAAGTGGAAGCTTTGGAGGAATTGAAGCGCGTGGTTAAGGAGTTGCAAGTGGAAGACAAAGAGAGAAACGTACAAGCTGCGTGTAGAGTCAGGTCTCTTACTAAAGAAGACTCAGAAGCCAGAATGACTTTGGCCATGCTCGGAACCATTCCGCCTTTGGTTGCAATGCTTGATTTTCAAGATTCTGATTCACAGATCGCTGCTCTCTATGCCTTGCTTAATCTAGGAATCGGAAATGACGCGTAAGTTTCCTAAATttgccatttttctttttaaaaaagttattttctgAGTTTAATAACAAGCCCTTTTCTAATGTTTTTAATCTTAATCTAGAATTTTTGTTGGTGTTTTGATGGGTTTCTTGCCaatgttgggttttttttttttaataaagagagaaaataaaaaagcctGAAATGATTGAAGGGAATTTGGTCGGACAAGtcattttccatgtttttgctTGCATGCCCTGTTATTTTCTTGAAACAGATCCGGATTTGTAGAATAATGCATTTAAATTGTCTTTAATCtgattaatttcctttttctgGGTACAGCTTTGCTTGTTTGATTTTgttacttaaaatataattcttttataaaaacccTGTTGCAGGAACAAAGCAGCCATTGTCAAAGCAGGGGCTGTGCATAAGATGCTAAAGCTACTTGAATCCCCAAACGAGCCAAACCAAGCAGTTTCAGATGCGGTAGTCGCAAATTTCCTTGGCTTGAGCGCCTTGGATTCAAATAAGCCTATCATTGGCTCTTCAGGGGCTATCCCTTTCCTGGTAAAATCCCTCAAGATTTTGGACACAAACAGCAGGTCTCAAGCCAGACATGATGCTCTTCGAGCTCTTTATAATCTATCCATCTCCCCATCAAACATATCCTTCATCTCGGAAGCTGATTTGATACCTTTTCTGCTGAATGCCTTGGGGGACATGGAAGTCAGTGAAAGGATTCTTTCCATTTTGAGCAATGTAGTATCCACTCCAGAAGGTAGAAAAGGCATTAGTATTGCACCAGAAGCATTCCCGATTTTGGTGGACGTGTTGAATTGGACCGATTCGCCAGGGTGTCAAGAGAAGGCATCGTATATTCTTATGGTAATGGCACATAAAGCATATGGAGATAGACAGGCCATGATCGAAGCTGGCATTGTTTCATCATTGCTTGAGCTAACACTTTTGGGTAGTACATTGGCTCAGAAGAGAGCTTCTAGGATCTTGGAGGTCCTGAGAGTTGACAAAGGGAAGCGAGTTTCAGAAAACTTCGGTGGGAACATGAATGCAGCTGTCTCGGCTCCAATTTGCGGCTCTTCATCATCGTCTTCAACAAATCTGAACGGAAAGGAGTGCTTGGTGGAAGAAGCAGGCATGATGAGCGAGGAGAAGAAAGCTGTTAAACAGTTGGTCCAACAGAGTTTGCAAAACAATATGAGGAGAATTGTGAATAGGGCCAATTTGCCACAAGATTTTGTTCCATCAGAGCATTTCAAGTCACTCACAGCAAGCACGACTTCAAAGAGCTTACCCTTTTGACCCCAAAAAAATGAATTACCTACCACCTTCAGCAATTTGCAGTGAATGGAGAGTGAAGAATTAGAAGCCTGTAGCTTTAGTCTTGTTTCCACACACCCAttgttcctttttttcttttttttttccttttacttttagttttttttgtaGCTTTTGTCAATGTATGATATCGCCGTTGTCAATATTCCATCATAACCTTTGTAGAAACCGTTTCTTTCTTTTGGgttgagtttaaaaaaataactccCAAATCCATGGTGTGTGGGAAATGTGATCGATCTGATGTGATGAGCTCTGCTagcattaaatttaataaaaacacacCTTTGGGGATCCGAATAGTGAAAGAAGCATGAAGTCATGAATGGTCTGAATGACGAAATATGATCCAAGTGATCCTTGGTTGTCAGTGGTATGGCATgcaaaaaaggagaaaatctAAAGGTTGATTTAGTCAAGTTGGATTAATGGTGTAGCCAACTCAGTCCCTACCTCCCTATAATCAAGGTCAAATCGTCACTTTCAACCCCTTCAAAGGTACAGCTTTGTCCAAAGCCTTGGCCCTACGCCTTTAATCtccccatttatttatttatttcatctcACGCACCACCTGTGCTGTTAAGCAAAGAGGTGTCGGTCATTTTCTCCTGTACGTAAAACAAAGGACCATTCTTTGCAATTTCCATCTGGGAATCTGTTCACCTTTGtcaacatttcttttttttttaattaaattctaactCTGACCATATTTCATCGGGAATCTCTAGATTTACAGAGTCGAATTCAAGCTATTTTTGCATCTGTGATGGGAAACATTTCTATAATTTATCTTCTGCATTGACATTGTTTACAGAgccatattatattttttgacttCTAATCTATTCTCAAGTTAAGATCAAGAGAAgggttaataaataaatgggaACACAAGGAAGAAGAATCTGATTTGTTAGgctgaaataataaataaattatttgcatTTTCTAATTTCTACCCTCCAGATGTATTTTATTCCTTGGATGCTCATTATTGTTTACTAGTTACACCAGTCATCTTTATTTACCTATGGCGACTTAAGTCACTCTTGTTGTCCATCTGTGGTGCTTGAAATTGAGTTTTGTTGTTTGGTTTGTATATTCTATATGggaaattatgatttttcaCGAGGCTAATGAAAAATTCAGACCTGTCGTTTGTCCtttctctttcatttctttatctgctcattttccttttctctaAAATCGCCAAAATTCTTTGACATCATAATAACCATGTCCATTACCAATACCATAGATTATTGGCTAAGACAAGAAACTTCATTAAGAAGGTAAGTCATGTTTGGGGACTggaaaaataacttaaaaaggTACAAACTTTCACAATGCTTTTGGGTTTAGTCTGCACTTAGCTGCATCTAAACATGTATAGTCTACGAAAGACAAACTTAGTCCAATTGATTCATACAATCACACTTAAGAAGTAACACCTCATAAATCTGACTCGGAGATGTGAATCTTAGCATCTTGGCTTTGGACCATTACcctcttctttaaaaaaagtatGACATTCTACATCATGATTCATAGCTTTATAAATCACAGGCTTTTTAGTTCAATCACAATGGTAAAGTACCAGACTTTGGTGTAACTGCATTCTTATAGTTTGTCAATGACAACTATAGAAGACAGAGTTGCAGCTGTAAAGAaagataaagttagagaaatacTAAATACTTCATTAAGAATCTACCGTGTTCTGTTCACCAATTGCTTAGCAAAGACGGgagattgaattgaaaaccaGCTTCAGAAGCTTAACATTCCAATTTTAACGTTAAAGACAAAAGATACGAACGAAACTTGAAATGCCTTCCGGGCTGATAGTAGTAGTAGTACTAATTTGAGGTCCATATCAGCCAGTAAATGAGCTACTGTGGGTACAGTAAAAGCATATGTATATAGTCGATAGATCCAAACACATAAATGATTATCTATGATCTTTTGTTTCTCGCTGCAATAACTGACACCTTTCTTTCCTTTCCCATAAACATACGACtgtgagaaaaataataatgactGGGCTCTCTGAGAGAGTGTAAAACGGACATGAGCCGTGGGGCTGCCTTTTGTCAACCACTGTTGAATATATACTTTGCCGTGAATAAATCTTCGATAATCAACTCTTAAGATGAACCCCACCTACACAGGCTATACCATTATTATTACAGCCTTTACCTATCCATGCCACTAGATGTTCAATTATTCATTGACCTCCTTTCCCCCATTTAACAATTCTTTTAAAGGATTGTTGATTATATAAAAACAGAATCGCCTCTGGTTTCCTTTCTTGATCACTAGTGATTACAGCattattgataatattaaaattctcAGTTTAACTAAAAAGGCTTATGCTTGGATTATGGTGATTagtttattcatatttatttcccAGCACTCGATGGGAGAAAATCTACTGTGCTAGACTTTAGACAGTCAAGTATGGGGTGTTAATAAAGTTATGGAgcttttcatttaaatcatagACACATGCATTGATCATCCCGATGAGATGTCGGTGCTAAATTTTGAGATGCAAATATGGACAttggtcaaattttatttttgtgtataAATTTGGTTGATGGAAACAGATTTGGTTCTGCTTCTGTTATGAGAATATCTAACAAAGTGGGTGGAAATGGTTTTGCATGTGTTAATGGCAGATCTTGAATGAGGATCGAGCGAGGTACATTGTTTGGTCATACATGAAGATTGAATATAAGGGGGTGGAAATTGGCATTAAATAGGGGACAGTGGACACTATTTTTTTGTGCCTCACCTAAGTTTATTTATTGGTTCATGTAATGTTGGGGCCATCTAAGATTTTAATGATTCATATGTAAAGGACCCATCCCATGGTAACCAAGTTTTCAGCCTAGATTTATGGgacttttaagaaaaattcacaATAAAAATCAGATTATTGATTGTAAttattgagataattaattgagttaaacTCAATTATTGATTGTGGGCCTTTTTT
This sequence is a window from Gossypium raimondii isolate GPD5lz chromosome 5, ASM2569854v1, whole genome shotgun sequence. Protein-coding genes within it:
- the LOC105769794 gene encoding U-box domain-containing protein 45, with the translated sequence MAKCHRNDIGSIALDRPSTATSSTGNNFRLWTAFTGAAFRRKIFDAVSCGASSRHRHQLMQEMLNDTGSQSQPPPPTTTMKSVLKEFNDPKKADKVVKKPNSNGKSEKLADLLNLVETETAAETKRKVEALEELKRVVKELQVEDKERNVQAACRVRSLTKEDSEARMTLAMLGTIPPLVAMLDFQDSDSQIAALYALLNLGIGNDANKAAIVKAGAVHKMLKLLESPNEPNQAVSDAVVANFLGLSALDSNKPIIGSSGAIPFLVKSLKILDTNSRSQARHDALRALYNLSISPSNISFISEADLIPFLLNALGDMEVSERILSILSNVVSTPEGRKGISIAPEAFPILVDVLNWTDSPGCQEKASYILMVMAHKAYGDRQAMIEAGIVSSLLELTLLGSTLAQKRASRILEVLRVDKGKRVSENFGGNMNAAVSAPICGSSSSSSTNLNGKECLVEEAGMMSEEKKAVKQLVQQSLQNNMRRIVNRANLPQDFVPSEHFKSLTASTTSKSLPF